The following is a genomic window from Panthera uncia isolate 11264 chromosome B4, Puncia_PCG_1.0, whole genome shotgun sequence.
CCCGCCTGACCTACACAGCCGGAGAGAAGCCAGGGACTGGTCTGGAGGCCTGGGGGAGGTGCGCCCTGCAATGCGGCTGGGGGGCCGACAGCGTGAACCTCCCCCCTTTCCCCCGCGGTCCCATCCCAAAAGAGGCCCCCCCACAGACACACAGTGGAGTTTGTTCACCAGCAAGAGGCAGCCTCAACTCCCCTCCATTGCGTGGGCTCACTGCCTTGGGGGCAAAGCACTCCTGGCTGGGTGCCCGCCCCGCATGGGCCTGGAGGCGCCTGGTGAGGCGCACCCCCCACCCATACCCACACCCCCTCCTGCCACTGAGCACCTCCGCCCCCTGCGGCCGACAGCCAGACTAGCCTCTCCCCTCGGCAAATGTCACCGCGCCCAATTAGCTTAATTAAACCAGTTCTGGAGCGACGGGGACCCCTCCTCGGACAAcaccctgctccctctctcagCTATAGAGGGGGAGGGACACCACCATGGATCTCAGGAAAGTGGGGCTCCTTTCTTACCCTGCTTTCCCTGTTCGTTCCCCCACCCACAGATAGAGACAGATAGCCTGAAGGATAGAGGGAACGAAccgaaagagacagacagaaacagggagaaaaacagaatcaCGGAAGGAGAAAATTCGAGACAGAGTGAGGAAGAGACTGGGAGAAGAGTCgcggagagagatggaaaaacgGTGAAAGAGGGAGcgcgagagggagagcgagcgtGCAAGCGAGGAAGCCAGAGggaggattttattttgttttattccatgTTCCCATTTCTCGGCTCGTTTCCTCACAGACTCTCACCCCTCCCTGTCAGAGCTCCCCCCAAGGTCGCTTTGGCCAACCCCCCAACTCTTCCCTTTATCTTGGCAGTCTCCTGCAGTAGGTGGGGGGTGTGGGTGCCCAAAGCCCAGGGATTTGCCAGGATCAGAGAAGCGCAGACAGCAATTTGTCTGGAATCAGGGGAGGGGGACACCCAGCACCCTCACCACCCGGCCaaacctccttccctctcccagcccctgccttcatggagttgcTGGACTGAaccagccctgggctgggtgcAGGACAATGAGTGCTGCCTGGGTGTGCTGGGAGTGGGTGTCTCCTCAGAAGCATTTAGGGTCATAAGAGCAGGTGACTGGGTATTGATGGATGCCTCTAGAAAGGCAGTGTTGGGTCTAGAAGGGTGTGCAGATTAGGAGTCAGAGTTCAAAggactcctcctccccccccttctTTGACTTTCCAGGCAAGGTTCATGTATTCCCTCCTCCtagacctctctgagccccacccTGCACTCTCCAAGCCCACTTCCTGGGAagcctgccacccctccccccacagtgGCCTGGGAcccttcccacagcccctctcAGACCCACCCTCCTGGTGTTAGCTGCCAGCTCAAGCTTGTCTGTCTGAGTCAATCACTcctgccgcccccgcccccctcacctgagctgggaggagggatggaCGGGAGGAGGAATGAGGGGGGCGATAAATATGTATGACGAGCGGGTGGCGGCAGCATTAATAACCCGGGATCGCAGTGCTGCGGGAATGGGGACCAGGCGGTGGAGATTCTAGCCCAGCAGCTTGACTCTGCCATTCCTGTCCCTTGTGGACTCATAGTGTGTACACAAGGGTGTGTGCAAACAGAGGGGGGCACCCATGCTGCCAGGCCTCTTTACCTACCCAAACCTCTGCGGGCAGGCCACTGTGGAACCCCCAGGGACCATTCATATACAACTCACACATATGCACCCCCCCGGGGGGGAACAGACCGCACCGGTTCTATCATTGTGGATACACTGACACACACCCTTGAGAAAGAGCTCGACACATGGACAGAGGATGATAGGAGCTCACGTAGGAAAGTGACACCTTCAGAGAACCAGACACGGTCAACTGAGGCATACAACTACACCAGTCTCAGTGACGCAACCACCACAAACGGATAGATACACGGCCTCACTCAGGTCAACACacggaaagacacacacacagccaagCCAGGCACATTTACAACCTGGGCATCTATACAGAACCACCACGGATGGACACAACAGGCATTCAGCCCCACAagcaggcagacacacacacagactcctcAGACTGATATAGGCaggtggacacacacacacacacacacacacaccccaaccatACACAGCCACTTGAAGCAGACACACACCCTCATCACCATGGGTTGAGACACATGGtgagtgtgcatgcgtgcacatgctcacacacacaccatcactCCAGGTAGACAGACACACACCCATAACCATCCGGGGCTGATAGAAACACAGCCACCCCAGGCTGACACACACAGCACCGGCTCCCTGCAATCTGACGTACACGCAGTAAGGGCCACACTAACCGGCCACAGCTACCAGTCTGACTGACACATTCTGACACTCACGGCTCCTCTCCCTCCCGCTCCCCTCGCTGGAGCGGCATCTCCATATTTCTTCCTCTGGCTCTCGCACGTTTCCTTCActcccggccccccccccccccaccccaccccgcccgcccCAGATAATTGATGGCCCGGGCCTGGCCCAGCCGCTCCCGCCTCTCGATCCATCTTGTACTCGCGCCCGCGCTGTCTCCCAGATCGGCCGCCACCTGAGACACGCGGAGACAGGAGAGGGTGGGCGGGGGCGGTCCTCAGGCCCCCTATAAGACCAGGGAAGGACCACTAGGCGGCCTCCCCCACAGTAAGAGCGCTGGAGGCCGAGAGGGGTGCCCACGCAGCCCCCAAGCCTCAATCCACAGCGCCGAGACTCTCCACTATTAGCTCAGTCGGTTTTCCGGGCCCCTCCCCGCCAGGGAGTAGAGGCCGAGGCCTGGGTGGGGGCTTTAGCCTCGGCAGAGGTGTTGGGAGGTCTTCGCTTCTTTCTTGATGCTGACTGTTGACATTGGTCATGGCCTGGCTTGCCTGAGTCCACCTCCTCCCTGGCCCACCATTATTCAGAAccaaccaggctccaggccagGAGAGCCGGCTCCACTCCCTATTcaaaaagcttttgctttttggatTTCTCAGCCCGCATCGGAGTTCTCTGAGAACACAAGGATTCTCAGTGTCATTTcgcagatgtagaaactgaggacTGGATCCTGAGTTGGCCAAGAGCACAGAGGTCGAAAGGGCTGCAGGCCTGCACCAATGCACACTCCCCGAACCACTGTGGACTACCCGCtttccccaggggctggggaaaggggctAGTGGGGGTAGGGCCATGGGATGGCCTGGCGCAACCCCAGCgtctttctttcctgctctttctttgtcCACAGGTCGTCAGTGCTCAGATACCAGAGTCCGGGAGGCCTCAGTACCTGGAGCTGCGCCCCGCCGCGGCCAGAGGGGGCGCCCCTGGCCAACAGCTCCCGGTGCCGAGGTCATCCCACGGTCTGGGCACTACTGGCGCCTGGAGCTGGGCCTGGCCGGCTAATCACACCGGGGCACTGGCCCGGGCTGGGGCGCTGCCTGCGCCGCGCACGAAGAGAAAGCCGTCTATCAAAGCGGCCCGTGCCAAAAAGATCTTCGGCTGGGGGGACTTCTACTTCCGGGTACACACTCTCAAGTTCTCGCTGCTGGTGACAGGCAAGATCGTGGACCACGTGAACGGTACTTTCAGCGTGTACTTCCGCCACAACTCGTCTAGCCTGGGCAACCTCAGCGTCAGTATTGTGCCGCCCTCCAAGCGTGTCGAGTTCGGGGGAGTCTGGCTGCCGGGGCCCGCCCCCCATCCTCTGCAGTCTACGCTGGCCCTGGGGGGGGTGCTGCCTAGGCTGGGGGCCCCGCTGGGGATAGCGGCCGCGGGACCCGGGCTAGGAGGCACCCTCGGGGGGGCGCTGGCGGCCCCATTCGGGGGCGCGCTGGGAGTGCCCGGGGCCAAAGAGTCACGCGCTTTCAACTGCCACGTGGAGTATGAGAAGACAAACCGCGCGCGCAAGCACCGCCCGTGCCTGTACGACCCATCGCAAGTGTGCTTCACCGAGCACACGCAGAGCCAGGCCGCCTGGCTCTGCGCCAAGCCCTTCAAAGTCATCTGCATCTTCGTCTCCTTCCTCAGCTTTGACTACAAACTAGTACAGAAGGTGTGCCCAGACTATAACTTCCAGAGTGAGCACCCTTACTTTGGGTAGTGCGCCTCGCACTCGCCTGGGCCCTAAGCTTCCCGCCAAATCCCGGCCTCCCTAAGTGGGACCCTTCCCCGTGCCCCGCAGCTCCTGGGGCCGCATTCACCCCTTCCACTCTGAGGGCAAAGGGAACAGCCTTCCCGGGGACCATCAGCCACCAGGTGGTGTGGGTCCTCCTTTTCCTTATGGGAAGCGCTAACGAGGCGGAGGTGGCTGTAGCCCCTTCCGCTACCTCCCAAAATGAAGGGGCAGGAGCGCAGGCCTGGAATAGGCGGGGCTTGGAGGCGGTCCCAGCGTCCCTTACGTCTGCATCGGCCCCCCCCTTATACCCGGCGCTGGGCTGGACACTCCCTTTGTCCGCATCTGTAATGACGCCTGGCCTGGCACCCTCCACGCACCCTGTCTTACCCCCAGGCGCTTTTCCTCCTGTTCCATCCGGTCCCCACGTAAAGACTGTTAGGCTCGTAAGTTGCGGCCTATCCCCAACCCCTTCTGCCAGCGGTATGcctgcccgcctccccccacccccaaccctaaTTAGGGTAGCGGAAGCAGAACTCCTGGGCCTAGGCGATCGACTCggcccctgctctctgcccacctccctcctgtccctgcaGTCCTGCTCCACCTGCCCCTTTCCGGCTGCTTCCTCTCGGTGATATTTTTTCTACGCCAAAACAGACGggaaagggaacaaaataaagtgaaatccAATACGCGTCTGTGTGAGACCTTTGtagggggtggtggtgatgtggGTCTAAGTCTGGCAGAGACCTGGCCAGGGCCCCCTCCCTGGGCGGCTTCTGGAAACTGAGGCAAATATTGACGGAGTTGGCACCTTGGAGGGCATCCAAGACCAGGTCGGACGGAGATGAGGGCGACCCTTGCGGTAGGAGCCCTGACTGAGGCGGGGATTTTCTCCCAGAGGTGGGCAAAAAAGAGGGGAAGCTGCAGCAGACAGAATGGGGGTGAGACCTGAGAGGGGACTACCAGCGGACTGTTGGCGACGACTTGGGGGAGGAGGTATAAGGCCTTGAAATGGGATCGAGTTGCAGGGACAGCGTAGGCAGAGCGCTGACAACCTGCTAAGCTCCGAGGGGCTGGCGGGAGGCggcaggtgggggggagggggaacggTGTTTGCGGCATCTGGAGTCATcgatcttccttttccttcctaatTTCGTGGGCGCTGAGTTTGCAGACggctgagggagggaggccagagacgagggggtgggggaagggacgaGCGGCGCGAGTTTAGAGAGCCTGGCCGCGCCGCCGCTCGCCGCCTGCAAACAAGGCCCCCTTAAGCCAgctgcccaccctccccacccccgcctccagctccctgctgccgccgccgccgccgctaaTTTTATCCGCCCCCAACCCTGGCCCGGGCGTTAATTGGCTGCGGCTTCATTAGCAGTTCTCAAGCtcagccgcccccctcccctggggaCCCCTGACTGGGGCGAGGGAGGGGGTACGGACAAGCTGAGGCACAGAACGACACCTATCGACACCTCGACACCTCGtcttctgccttccttctcctggAGTCCTGGGCCAAGGTACCGACTCGGAGAAGGCAGTGTTCTCCAGGGAGTTTTGCCCACTAGTCAGTGGGAAACTGAGTCAGAGGTGAGtcccacccagacatccctgggAATGAAAAGTTGGTGATGGGGAAAATAAATCtttggatggatggacggatggatggatggcaggATCACAAGATCAACTGAAAGGAAGAGGGCGGTGGGAGGTGGTTCTGGGTCAGAGattggaggaaggagaagaaccCTAACCCAGGGCCTATTGCTGGAAAGAACTGAGAACACCTGAGGCtagagtgggagggaaggaggttaAAGCTAACAGGGGACTTCTGAGGCCTGGTATGAGAGCCAAGTGGGAATATTTGGAATTAGCAAGTTAGcccatctgggcctcagtttcttcgcTTGTAAGGCAATGATAAAATAGCATGTCCTGGAGATTAAAACTTTGCGTGTGAATATGTTTTGTGATGGATTgtcctcctccacttcctctgACTCACAAACTGCCTCCTCTACAGCcatcctcttctcctctcccaccccttcccccttgGACACTTTGGACATCTGGGAGCTGAGTTGCCCCTGCCTGTAATTGCACTTGTTGCATTTTTTCCACCTGTTCGCCTCTTATGTCCCAGCAGTCAGTGATCTATTCTTGTATCTCCAAGGCTATGgcatgtctggcacagagtaggagcTCACTGTGTctgttgaatgactaaatgaatgaatgtgtaatGTTGCTAAGTAAGGCAAGGATTCTCAAAATCACTGCTTTTTAGAATCATTGAAGAGAGGTTTCACTGTCACCACGAGTGGGCAAATGCCCACTCTTTAAGATTCATTGAATTAGAACCTCTGTAGGGAAGCCTCACACTCATGCATTTatactacatttcccagccaaTTCTGATACCCATGTTTGGGAGCCTACTTGTAAAGGAGTCAATGAGTCCCTCATCCAAAGGATGAGCCCAGATGAAGTCAGGCTAAAAGGAAGATCCTTTCCAGTTCCAAGGATCTTTAGCCCCAGGGAAATAAAGAGGGCTCACTGAGTGCTGGAGCAACAAGAGGTGAACAGATACCAAATTCAACAAATGCAACAACAGGAGGGGGCACCTCACTCAGTTCCAGAATGTCCTGGGAGAAGGAGATACCATGGAGGAGGCAGGTCAGAGGATGAGGGGAGGGTGATTCATCCCAGAGCATGTTTACAaagtctcatttaatcctcactacatgttattttttttattgcaagtgaggaaactgaggcccagagagactaATTTGCTAGTTAGCCCAAGAACtggaacttgaactcaggtctctCATTGTTCCAAACCAGGGTGCTTCCCAGGGCTCTCTAGCTCGAATAGGAGTCTTTATATTCCCAAAGAGCCTAATAACGCTAAGTAGGTATTCAGTAGGCACCCAATAAATGGTTGTTGTCTGGAGGACaggataaaacacacacacacacacacacacacacacacgcttcagGACAGTGAGGAGGTGGGGCGGCACTGGATCTCTTTTCTTTCAGGCGAGAGCCTCTGACCATGGGCTACACATGGGTAACTGAAGCGGAGGAAGTGGGTAAAAACTACAATTCCCAAGAGACCGTAAAGGTCTCACGCATGCGTAGATCTCTCCCCTTAATTCGGTGGCTTCCCGGGCCGTTCTCGCGCATGCGCCCTAAAATCTGTCGTCTTCCTACCCTTTGCTTCCCCCAGCCAGAGTTGGTGGCTGGACCTCCTGCGACCTCCGGTTACGATGCTGCCCTTCTCTTTGCTCTGGGCGACTCGGGTAAGAATGGGGCTTCGGAGATTGGGTGACCAATAGAAAGCAAGCTTCCTTCCTACCCTAGTTCCCTTTCACGAACTCTGGGGTTCTCCTGGCTTTTCCACGCACGTGGTTTTAGTCCTCCGGGAGCGGACGTGCAACTAGGGAATCCTTGAGAACTCCTCACCCCCAGTGCCCGCGGCGTAACTGGGGCCCCTCCTCATTCCCGCAACCAGACGCCCCAGGGCCTGCGACCGCCCATTTCACGTGGCATTAGGGGAGAGAACCGCACCAGATGCCCCGTGGACCCTAGCGGACGAGTGGGGTTCCTGGCCTGGACGGCGAGCTGAGTCTTTCCTGCCAGCTCTGAGCCATGCAGATGATGCAACCTGGCCCCACTGCTTACATCAGGGGTCCCTCAGCTCTATGGGCTGGAAGGAGGTGGGAAAGTGGAGAGCACAGGACAGGATGTGGGTTTTGGCTTCCCTGCAGGCAGGCTCTCCACCGGTCCCCCTTTTCCCAGAGACTGCTAAAGGTCTACTCTGCCACTTCCATTGCTCTGGAAACCACTTCTGCAGCCTATTGCCTGAACCGATTCCAACTCAGCCTCCTCTCCCCGAGTGCCATGGAGGCCCTAGGGGAACACCCTTTTGTGCTTGTGGGTTGAGGAGGTTCTGGAACCCCAGTGGACTGCCCCTGAATTCCAAAGACATAGGCTTCCAGAGGGCAGACTTTGCCCCGTGGCTTTGCAGAGTGATTCGTGGGTCGAGGTGGAGGGAAATTCCGAGGTGAGGTGAATGGACTGACTCAGAACCACC
Proteins encoded in this region:
- the NXPH4 gene encoding neurexophilin-4, whose translation is MRLLPEWLLLLFGPWLLRQVVSAQIPESGRPQYLELRPAAARGGAPGQQLPVPRSSHGLGTTGAWSWAWPANHTGALARAGALPAPRTKRKPSIKAARAKKIFGWGDFYFRVHTLKFSLLVTGKIVDHVNGTFSVYFRHNSSSLGNLSVSIVPPSKRVEFGGVWLPGPAPHPLQSTLALGGVLPRLGAPLGIAAAGPGLGGTLGGALAAPFGGALGVPGAKESRAFNCHVEYEKTNRARKHRPCLYDPSQVCFTEHTQSQAAWLCAKPFKVICIFVSFLSFDYKLVQKVCPDYNFQSEHPYFG